Genomic segment of Peribacillus frigoritolerans:
TCCAGTATCATCATTGATAATATCGATAGTTCGTTCCTCATAAATTAATCCACCAAATTCATTAAGGATATATCGGTTTTTCCAATGGAAGGTCATTTCCCCAAGAACCACACCAGCCGTTTCGGAAATGACACCCAGCATATGATCTCCCTCAACAGCAGCTTTGATTTTTTCATTTTCCAACGTGACAATCGTTCCGGACTTGATTGCTTTTCCATCCACAGACTCGAAATACTCCGCATAATCGGAAAAAGAAGAGGATCCTGTAATACTGCCTGCCCCTTTAATATTCCCATTCATGGAGTCCAATTCCCATTTCGTATTAGCTGCAGTTGGACTCGCACTGTCCCCATAACCACCCCGAACACTGTAATTGTTATTATTTAAAACAGCATTACTTGCCATGATAATTTTACCGTTTTCATCCACTCCAGAAGTCTTGGAGTTATTGGAACCGATGATAGCATCCCGGCCACCTTCTGTTTTAGAACCGCCAGATGAAGCAATAATGGTACTTCCTTCCCCGGCAGCCTCAGAACTGGAAGAGGCAATGACGGCCGTTTTATTACCGGAAGCCTTGCAGTCTGATGTTGATGCTGCAATAAAAGAAGTTTCCGTTAAAACTTGACCACTAGAGGAAGCCACCCTTGTTCCTTTTGATATGTTGTTAGGGACAAACGTTTTGTAAGCAATCCCCGCAATTACGGCTGCATTCGCGTATCCCTCCGCATACACACCAATGATGCTGTTCTGTGAATTGACGGATCCAAGTCCATTTGTTCCGGACCCATCGTTGATCATGGAAATATTGGAGAGATTCACCGTGTAAATGGCACTACCAATACCCATGCCTTCTGGTGCTGAGTTGAATATTTGTACGTTACTGATATTGATATTGTCAGTTTTCTGATCTCCGCCAATAAGCGCTATATCGGTGCTTGCCTTTTTGAATCCACGAATATTAATACTATTTAGGCTAATGTTCCGAGTCTTATATTGAATGGCAATCACCGGGTTGTTCTTGTAGTCATAAGTAGGATCCCCGATTGCAGTAAAACCATTGATGGTAACATTTCGATAAGCAGACACTACCAGGGCTCTCGGTGACAGGTCTGCATATAGTCCATTGAAAACAGGTTCCAAAGCTGTGCAATCCGTGACTGTGACATCAAAGGCAGTTGTGGAAATCGGATCATTCGCTTCATGGTGCCCTATATGACGGAAATCATAAGAGCGACAATCTTTATAAGAAATATGCCCAATAATGTGGACGTCCTGGGATGCTGGCCAATCTGTATGAGCTTTGACTTCTACCCCTCGAATATTCTCGGAAGTAAAGTTATTTGTCACCCATACATGTTTAGAACCATCGTCAATTTCTATACCGTTCGAATTGGACACCCCATCCTCATGCGCTTTCCCTGATGGATTAAGACAGAAACTATTGCTGATAAAAACAAACTCG
This window contains:
- a CDS encoding peptidase G2 autoproteolytic cleavage domain-containing protein yields the protein MSFNLIKNYDPTKNAKLLAELDQNARYTESALNQLLGEIRTHVLTKKAHDARDIFFDDDSVYNRIVNTNKRINNLILNTAELAEVVDGRLDTEGELHPLLKDRLDKEYNKLKNRIDRVVNVKDFGAVGDGVTDDSEAFKRALGNGRVRLLVPAGTYIVRGLKLPSWTYLIGDGKGLTILKLHEETPAGEWVITNNDYLNGNRNIFIQGLSLDWNPDRQGGVGAVGGQKSSCLTLAKVSYGWIKDVEAINAGLHGIDITAPQYNHAADTAYTKDGCRYIWIDNCLSYGYGDDGITTHYSEFVFISNSFCLNPSGKAHEDGVSNSNGIEIDDGSKHVWVTNNFTSENIRGVEVKAHTDWPASQDVHIIGHISYKDCRSYDFRHIGHHEANDPISTTAFDVTVTDCTALEPVFNGLYADLSPRALVVSAYRNVTINGFTAIGDPTYDYKNNPVIAIQYKTRNISLNSINIRGFKKASTDIALIGGDQKTDNINISNVQIFNSAPEGMGIGSAIYTVNLSNISMINDGSGTNGLGSVNSQNSIIGVYAEGYANAAVIAGIAYKTFVPNNISKGTRVASSSGQVLTETSFIAASTSDCKASGNKTAVIASSSSEAAGEGSTIIASSGGSKTEGGRDAIIGSNNSKTSGVDENGKIIMASNAVLNNNNYSVRGGYGDSASPTAANTKWELDSMNGNIKGAGSITGSSSFSDYAEYFESVDGKAIKSGTIVTLENEKIKAAVEGDHMLGVISETAGVVLGEMTFHWKNRYILNEFGGLIYEERTIDIINDDTGEVTQEVRMMPKENPEWVDGDYLSREERPEWNIVGLLGQVYVRIDNTVEAGDYLKPHEGIATRSEDFGQGWRAMKITTKYDPDKGYGIALCFIR